From Pseudochaenichthys georgianus chromosome 11, fPseGeo1.2, whole genome shotgun sequence, a single genomic window includes:
- the c11h6orf136 gene encoding LOW QUALITY PROTEIN: uncharacterized protein C6orf136 homolog (The sequence of the model RefSeq protein was modified relative to this genomic sequence to represent the inferred CDS: substituted 1 base at 1 genomic stop codon) — protein sequence MAVSRGGVAFWVGCVRSHGRRQAAGKHSWSLCQAVDWHWIRQTRPLSSASWALAPPNSLRYQNIKQPVLSHPFHHASQPLSGADGEEEWEGALSVCVLVRQGESHSLHTLLEVPLFAHNKLNLLAPGLHPPSEFSFPLTTVDGSREDDISVDCFKRNGAAIEREHGCFRSLFEAERCPAPFMYGSQFYCFHCPGTEPAPGCGLKTMEDIGLENKLVVLSLQPHSSLYSQSERAEGEHTERDSEGERQLALMYERLRIELPSFFSKHHDYTMYSNDLEFINGLINTKTRXCCSCSLVTTQWLYICLHCVGHSSVPLFAVCCRGPPGVPADPLPVGASCVCVTTSKARLEVLKLTKHSEDGTVKARWRIIGLPFYSQLLRFYRKDKNVFFYRSYDAFSTFYIGPDGLIHCHKVETVMPLQPPVLPTVTSLLAGALVALGAQEHRPALNLLPLLLSSLRQSGN from the exons ATGGCTGTGAGCAGAGGGGGGGTTGCCTTCTGGGTGGGTTGTGTCCGCAGCCACGGCAGGAGGCAAGCCGCCGGGAAACATAGCTGGAGTCTCTGTCAG gcaGTCGACTGGCACTGGATCCGTCAGACACGCCCCCTGAGCAGTGCATCATGGGCCCTGGCGCCCCCCAACAGCCTGAGATATCAGAACATTAAGCAGCCCGTATTGTCGCACCCGTTCCACCATGCCAGCCAGCCTCTTTCAGGGGCTGACGGAGAGGAGGAGTGGGAGGGGGCCCTCAGCGTGTGTGTGCTGGTGCGGCAGGGGGAGTCCCACAGCCTCCACACCCTGCTGGAGGTCCCGCTGTTTGCCCACAATAAACTAAACCTCCTCGCTCCTGGGCTTCACCCCCCCTCTGAGTTCTCCTTCCCGTTGACCACGGTGGACGGCAGCCGGGAGGACGACATCAGCGTTGACTGCTTCAAGAGAAACGGCGCTGCTATAGAGAGAGAACATGGTTGTTTCAGGAGCCTGTTTGAAGCCGAGCGGTGTCCTGCTCCCTTTATGTATGGCTCTCAGTTTTACTGTTTCCACTGCCCGGGCACGGAGCCGGCGCCTGGCTGCGGCCTGAAAACTATGGAGGATATTGGACTTGAAAACAAGCTTGTGGTGCTCTCTTTGCAGCCTCACAGCTCTCtgtacagccaatcagagagagCAGAGGGGGAGCACACTGAGAGAGACAGTGAAGGAGAGAGGCAGCTGGCCTTGATGTATGAAAGACTGAGGATAGAG CTTCCAAGTTTCTTTTCGAAGCATCACGATTACACCATGTACTCCAACGATTTGGAATTCATCAACGGACTCATCAATACCAAAACCAGGTGATGCTGCTCCTGCAGTTTGGTTACTACACAATGGCTGTATATATGTCTCCACTGTGTTGGTCATTCCTCTGTGCCCCTGTTTGCTGTGTGTTGTAGAGGCCCTCCTGGTGTACCAGCTGACCCTCTCCCTGTGGGCgcgtcctgtgtgtgtgttactactTCCAAGGCCCGGCTGGAGGTGCTGAAGCTCACTAAGCACTCTGAGGATGGCACAGTGAAGGCTCGCTGGAGGATCATCGGCCTGCCCTTCTACTCCCAGCTGCTGCGCTTCTACCGCAAAGACAA AAATGTCTTCTTTTATAGGTCATATGATGCATTCTCTACTTTTTACATTGGACCGGATGGACTCATTCACTGTCATAAAGTTGAAACG GTGATGCCGCTTCAGCCCCCGGTCCTGCCCACAGTAACGTCTCTCCTGGCGGGGGCTCTGGTAGCGCTGGGGGCGCAGGAGCATCGGCCCGCTCTCAACCTGCTGCCCCTCCTCCTGTCCTCGCTGCGCCAGAGCGGAAACTGA